The Candidatus Neomarinimicrobiota bacterium DNA segment GTACACGCTTGGCGTAGTGACGCCACCGAGATTCAGGGATTCATCAACACCGGGGCGCTGTTCGCCGGTTACCTGGGAACCGGCCTGGGAGCAGCCGGCTTCGCGGTCAACGATTCACCCCGGGTTGAAGTGTTCATACCCATCAGTGGGATCAGGAGCGGCCACCGGATCATGGATAAAATCACCCGGGATGCCCTCAAGGCCAATCTGCAGCCGAGGATTCACTACCAGCTTTTATCGGCCGAGCTGGTGGGCCGTGCCGATGGTATAGACGGTCAGTTTAAGTTCAGGACGATAGGTGCATTGACCGTAGCCGGAGAAACCATCACTGTAGAAATGACGGTAGCCGTCAGCCTCGAGGCAGACGGTCTGCTACTCGCAGAGGGCCAGCTGCCCATGCGCATGAGCGC contains these protein-coding regions:
- a CDS encoding YceI family protein, coding for VHAWRSDATEIQGFINTGALFAGYLGTGLGAAGFAVNDSPRVEVFIPISGIRSGHRIMDKITRDALKANLQPRIHYQLLSAELVGRADGIDGQFKFRTIGALTVAGETITVEMTVAVSLEADGLLLAEGQLPMRMSAVGVSPPVALLGMLKTHDEVTIHFSLVTVIDPDIVIVVTSPRQNRRKDRTTLEHMK